One stretch of Zingiber officinale cultivar Zhangliang chromosome 6B, Zo_v1.1, whole genome shotgun sequence DNA includes these proteins:
- the LOC121991682 gene encoding probable receptor-like protein kinase At2g42960 gives MSSPSPSLSDHLSRKISPLGLRVWEIIGIGFGAVLLCALSLLLMCVCCQNRRRYRRASGYLSTTEIPAFARDIEEVPTEKPIKDDSALLKVYDGSSDHDSNKGMDFGKPEPGEDNSNVGSLYFVQKHTSSKSSENGRTAMDVVNRQHYADPAGAPQLSNLPEFSHLGWGHWFTLRDLEIATNWFAKDNVIGEGGYGVVYRGKLINGTPVAIKRLLNNFGQAEKEFRVEVEAIGHVRHKNLVRLLGFCVEGTQRMLVYEYVNNGNLEQWLHGVVEQKGSLTWDARMKIILGTAKALAYLHEAVEPKVVHRDIKSSNILIDEDFNAKMSDFGLAKLLGAGKSHITTRVMGTFGYVAPEYANSGCLNEKSDIYSFGVLLLEAITGRGPVDYRRPPDEVNLVDWLKWMIANRRSEEVVDPSIVIRPTSKALKKVLLVALRCVDLDSDKRPKMGQVVQMLEQENTKSNEDQRPRHSRVSKRDAETKREDLEINPS, from the exons ATGTCATCGCCTAGTCCCTCTCTTTCTGATCACCTATCTAGAAAGATTAGTCCTCTTGGTCTCAGAGTGTGGGAGATAATTGGTATTGGTTTTGGAGCTGTCCTGTTATGTGCACTGTCATTGTTGTTGATGTGTGTCTGTTGTCAGAACCGGAGAAGGTATAGAAGGGCTTCTGGTTACTTGTCTACTACTGAGATACCTGCATTTGCACGGGACATTGAGGAAGTTCCAACTGAGAAGCCCATAAAAGATGATTCTGCTCTTCTTAAAGTCTATGATGGCTCTAGTGACCATGATTCAAACAAGGGTATGGACTTCGGAAAACCAGAACCAGGTGAAGACAATAGCAATGTTGGCTCATTATATTTCGTCCAGAAACATACTAGCTCCAAATCCTCTGAAAATGGAAGAACTGCAATGGATGTGGTAAACAGGCAGCACTATGCAGATCCAGCTGGTGCTCCACAATTGTCAAACCTTCCAGAGTTTTCTCACCTAGGTTGGGGCCATTGGTTTACCTTAAGAGACTTAGAAATTGCGACAAATTGGTTTGCAAAGGATAATGTTATTGGTGAGGGCGGTTATGGAGTTGTTTATCGTGGAAAGCTGATCAATGGAACTCCAGTAGCAATCAAGAGGCTTCTCAACAATTT TGGCCAAGCAGAGAAAGAGTTTAGGGTGGAAGTTGAAGCAATTGGTCATGTTCGCCACAAGAACTTAGTTCGGCTCCTTGGATTCTGTGTGGAAGGCACTCAAAG GATGCTGGTTTATGAGTATGTCAACAATGGGAATCTTGAACAGTGGCTTCATGGGGTTGTAGAACAGAAGGGTTCTCTTACTTGGGATGCCCGTATGAAGATTATCTTGGGAACAGCTAAAGC GCTTGCCTATTTACATGAGGCTGTTGAGCCAAAAGTTGTTCATCGGGATATCAAGTCCAGTAACATATTGATCGACGAAGACTTTAATGCCAAAATGTCTGATTTTGGCTTAGCAAAGTTGTTGGGTGCTGGGAAAAGCCATATCACTACCCGCGTGATGGGCACTTTTGG GTATGTTGCACCAGAATATGCAAATTCTGGATGTCTTAATGAAAAGAGTGACATATACAGCTTTGGTGTTCTTCTCCTGGAGGCCATTACTGGGAGGGGTCCAGTTGACTATCGACGTCCTCCTGATGAG GTTAATCTTGTTGACTGGCTTAAATGGATGATTGCCAACCGTCGCTCTGAAGAAGTGGTAGATCCAAGCATAGTGATTAGGCCAACTTCTAAAGCTCTTAAAAAAGTCCTTTTAGTAGCATTGAGGTGTGTTGATCTTGATTCAGATAAGAGACCCAAAATGGGGCAGGTTGTTCAAATGCTGGAACAGGAGAATACTAAATCAAATGAG GACCAAAGGCCTCGGCACAGTAGAGTTTCAAAGAGAGATGCTGAAACAAAACGGGAGGATCTTGAGATAAATCCCAGTTGA